In the Flavobacterium acetivorans genome, one interval contains:
- the hemW gene encoding radical SAM family heme chaperone HemW, with the protein MSGIYIHIPFCKQACNYCDFHFSTSMKKKDEMVLALAKEIQMRKNESENEVVETIYFGGGTPSVLSSEQINFLIAEIYNNYKVIDNPEITLEANPDDLSEERIIELSKSPINRLSIGIQSFFEDDLKMMNRAHDAKEAKKCLEIATKYFDNISLDLIYGVPDSSQNGEQAQQMSNEKWKQNIETALSFGIPHISSYALTVEPKTALNKLIQTGKIAEPKDEVASAHFMILVETLEANGFIHYELSNFGKENYFSKNNSAYWLGKKYIGIGPSAHSYDGISRSWNIANNPLYLKSIQENQLPKETEVLSVADRYNEYIMTGLRTIWGVSLDRIQSEFGQIYFDYLLKQAQKFLADELLFIENNILKPTSKGKFLTDGIASDLFYLS; encoded by the coding sequence ATGTCCGGAATCTACATTCATATCCCATTTTGCAAGCAGGCTTGTAACTATTGCGACTTTCATTTTTCGACCTCAATGAAGAAGAAAGATGAAATGGTTTTGGCTTTGGCCAAGGAAATTCAAATGCGCAAAAATGAATCTGAAAATGAAGTGGTCGAAACGATTTACTTTGGTGGAGGAACTCCCTCGGTATTGTCTTCGGAGCAAATTAATTTTTTGATTGCTGAGATTTACAATAATTACAAAGTGATTGATAATCCTGAAATTACTTTGGAAGCCAATCCGGATGATTTGTCTGAAGAACGAATAATTGAATTGTCTAAAAGTCCAATCAACCGATTGAGCATCGGAATCCAATCGTTTTTTGAAGATGATTTGAAGATGATGAATCGGGCACATGATGCGAAAGAAGCCAAAAAATGCCTTGAAATAGCGACAAAATATTTCGATAATATTTCATTGGACTTAATCTATGGCGTTCCTGACTCGAGCCAAAATGGCGAACAGGCGCAGCAAATGAGCAACGAAAAATGGAAACAAAATATTGAAACCGCTTTGAGTTTTGGAATCCCGCATATTTCCAGTTATGCGTTGACGGTAGAACCTAAGACAGCTTTGAATAAATTAATTCAAACCGGAAAAATAGCCGAGCCCAAAGACGAAGTGGCTTCAGCACATTTTATGATTCTCGTTGAAACGCTTGAAGCCAATGGTTTTATTCATTATGAATTATCGAATTTTGGAAAAGAAAATTATTTTTCAAAAAACAATTCGGCTTATTGGTTAGGAAAAAAATATATTGGAATAGGTCCTTCGGCGCACAGTTATGATGGGATTTCCAGAAGTTGGAATATTGCCAATAATCCGTTGTATTTGAAATCGATTCAAGAAAACCAATTGCCTAAAGAAACCGAAGTTTTAAGTGTAGCCGACCGCTATAACGAATATATTATGACAGGTTTGCGAACGATTTGGGGCGTTTCATTGGATCGAATTCAATCGGAATTTGGGCAAATTTATTTCGATTATTTACTAAAGCAGGCACAGAAGTTCTTAGCGGATGAGTTGCTTTTTATTGAAAATAACATTTTGAAACCAACTTCAAAAGGAAAGTTTCTGACAGATGGAATTGCATCGGACTTATTTTATTTATCCTGA
- a CDS encoding PH domain-containing protein codes for MKEQIKKFLNEEQDPKAIEKITSKLDDLLMKNEEIGYIAVQKKPAITVLPDSIVMTNKRIIICQPKNLGLSMNFIDYTWDEIEGTFVKENILGSEFSFSTKTNMEVSIDYIPKIQARKIFTYAKEQLDILKSGAVSNATILEEIAVGTTDEFEAVEEMETEEVTSFAEIMTVSPPDFSAENLKNYTQQETSKEQLLGELSQDELFEKLQNYKKLLDNGLILQGEYDAYKKEILGYM; via the coding sequence ATGAAAGAACAAATCAAGAAATTCCTAAACGAGGAACAAGACCCAAAAGCCATTGAGAAAATCACTTCAAAGCTGGATGATTTATTGATGAAAAATGAAGAAATAGGTTATATAGCAGTTCAAAAAAAACCGGCAATTACCGTTTTACCGGATAGCATTGTGATGACAAACAAAAGGATTATCATTTGTCAGCCAAAAAATCTGGGACTTTCGATGAATTTTATTGATTATACCTGGGATGAAATAGAAGGCACTTTTGTTAAAGAAAATATATTAGGATCTGAGTTTTCGTTTTCGACCAAAACGAATATGGAAGTTTCTATTGATTATATTCCTAAAATTCAAGCCAGAAAGATATTTACCTATGCCAAAGAGCAATTGGATATTTTAAAAAGCGGAGCTGTTTCGAATGCAACGATTCTTGAGGAAATTGCAGTGGGTACAACCGATGAATTTGAGGCAGTTGAAGAAATGGAAACAGAAGAAGTGACAAGCTTTGCCGAGATAATGACAGTAAGCCCGCCGGATTTCAGTGCCGAAAACCTAAAGAATTACACCCAACAAGAAACTTCAAAAGAACAATTACTTGGTGAATTGTCTCAGGACGAGCTTTTTGAAAAATTACAGAATTATAAAAAACTACTCGATAACGGATTGATTTTACAGGGAGAATATGATGCTTACAAAAAAGAAATTTTGGGCTACATGTAA
- a CDS encoding glycosyltransferase family 2 protein — MLFLFVILHLYFATILLLIYGFTKVKTYYSIDLKPKTAFAIIVPFRNEADNLPLLLESFSKLNYPMDLFEVILVDDESEEEFSTQHSVFSIQIIKNNRVSNSPKKDAITTAIPFVKTDWIITTDADCIVPENWLLTLDNYIQHNKVSMIAGAVTYNCDTTFLQQFQQLDLASLQGATMGSFGIDKGFMCNGANLAYTKSLFKKLNGFDGNNKIASGDDVFLLQKAMAKYPEKVHYLKSKNTIVTTSPLPDWKSLFDQRVRWASKTAAYQSNFGQFVAILVFVANLGWIFSLGLGIFRLIPIENMVLFLIIKFIVDTLLIQKTNAFLGNKSHYLVLGNLIYPFFSVGVALYSLFGKYEWKGRRFK; from the coding sequence ATGCTTTTTCTATTTGTCATATTACACCTTTATTTCGCCACTATATTACTTTTGATTTATGGTTTTACAAAAGTAAAAACTTACTATTCTATTGACTTAAAGCCAAAAACAGCATTTGCTATTATAGTTCCTTTTCGAAACGAAGCAGATAATTTACCCTTGCTTTTGGAAAGTTTTTCAAAACTGAACTACCCAATGGATTTGTTTGAAGTGATTTTGGTTGACGATGAATCGGAGGAAGAGTTCAGTACGCAACATTCAGTATTCAGTATACAAATTATTAAAAACAACCGGGTTTCAAATTCACCCAAGAAAGATGCGATAACAACAGCCATTCCCTTTGTCAAAACCGATTGGATTATCACCACTGATGCCGATTGTATTGTTCCTGAAAACTGGCTTTTAACCTTAGACAATTACATCCAGCACAACAAGGTTTCTATGATTGCCGGAGCCGTGACTTATAATTGTGATACTACTTTTTTGCAGCAATTTCAACAATTAGACTTAGCCAGTTTACAAGGTGCTACGATGGGTAGTTTTGGCATTGATAAAGGATTTATGTGCAATGGCGCTAATTTGGCTTACACCAAATCTTTATTCAAAAAACTCAATGGTTTTGACGGAAACAACAAAATTGCCAGCGGCGACGATGTTTTCCTGTTGCAAAAGGCTATGGCAAAATATCCTGAAAAAGTGCATTATTTGAAATCCAAAAACACAATTGTCACGACAAGTCCATTGCCGGATTGGAAATCTTTGTTTGATCAAAGAGTCCGTTGGGCTTCTAAAACAGCCGCTTACCAAAGTAATTTCGGGCAGTTTGTAGCCATCCTTGTTTTTGTTGCAAATCTGGGTTGGATTTTCAGTTTGGGCTTGGGGATTTTTAGATTAATTCCGATTGAGAATATGGTCCTTTTCCTAATTATCAAGTTTATAGTTGACACTCTATTAATCCAAAAAACAAATGCTTTTTTAGGAAATAAAAGTCATTATCTTGTTCTGGGCAATTTGATTTATCCTTTTTTTAGCGTTGGGGTTGCTCTCTATTCGCTATTTGGAAAGTACGAATGGAAAGGCCGGCGGTTTAAATAA
- a CDS encoding GIY-YIG nuclease family protein, giving the protein MKKGFVYILTNKNHTVLYVGATKDLKRRIDTHINGRGAAFTKKYNATILVYFEGFEDYSDAFKREKQLKNWHKDWKLNLIKLVNPELKDLYLSL; this is encoded by the coding sequence ATGAAAAAAGGGTTTGTTTATATTTTAACAAATAAAAATCATACTGTTTTATATGTGGGAGCAACTAAAGACTTAAAAAGAAGAATTGATACTCATATTAATGGAAGAGGTGCAGCTTTTACTAAAAAGTATAATGCTACAATATTGGTTTATTTTGAAGGATTTGAAGATTATTCGGACGCTTTTAAAAGAGAAAAACAATTGAAAAATTGGCACAAGGATTGGAAACTGAATTTAATAAAATTAGTAAATCCTGAGTTAAAAGATTTATATTTGAGTTTGTAA
- a CDS encoding MmcQ/YjbR family DNA-binding protein, with product MNLETYYEYCLFKKAVTEHFPFDEDTLVFKVGGKMFALSSLERWEKGEASVNLKCDPDRAQELRALYDEIQPGFHMSKLHWNTISLNTAVPDALVKELIDHSYDLVFKSLTKKIQNEIAEL from the coding sequence ATGAATCTAGAAACCTATTATGAATATTGCCTTTTTAAAAAAGCAGTGACGGAACATTTCCCTTTTGATGAAGATACTTTGGTGTTTAAAGTGGGCGGAAAAATGTTTGCCCTATCTTCTTTGGAGAGATGGGAAAAAGGCGAAGCATCTGTCAATTTAAAATGTGATCCAGACCGAGCCCAGGAATTGCGGGCTCTGTATGATGAAATTCAACCGGGTTTTCATATGAGTAAACTGCATTGGAATACGATAAGCTTGAATACAGCTGTTCCGGATGCACTGGTTAAGGAATTGATTGACCATTCCTATGATTTGGTTTTCAAAAGTTTAACGAAGAAAATTCAGAATGAAATTGCAGAATTATAG
- a CDS encoding DUF456 domain-containing protein encodes MDTLFLILGIACMLIGLLGSFIPVLPGPSISWVGLLLLYLTNAVPTNYWILGISLLLTIIITVLDYLIPAKGTKYFGGSSYGIWGTNIGLLIGLFSPIPFGFIIGAFVGALIGELVYDSKNHNRALKAATGSLIGFLASTFMQFLVAVLFMGLFIAIVWQYRASLF; translated from the coding sequence ATGGATACATTGTTCTTAATTCTTGGTATAGCATGTATGCTTATAGGTCTATTAGGCAGTTTTATCCCTGTTTTGCCTGGCCCGAGCATTAGCTGGGTTGGCTTGCTACTCTTATACCTTACCAATGCCGTCCCAACTAATTATTGGATTTTAGGTATCAGCTTATTGTTAACCATCATCATCACCGTTTTAGACTACCTGATTCCAGCCAAAGGGACAAAGTATTTTGGAGGCAGTTCCTATGGTATTTGGGGAACAAATATCGGCTTGCTTATTGGTCTTTTTTCTCCTATTCCTTTCGGTTTCATAATTGGAGCTTTTGTTGGAGCTTTGATCGGTGAGCTCGTCTACGATTCTAAAAATCACAATCGGGCATTGAAAGCAGCGACAGGCTCGTTAATAGGATTCCTTGCCTCTACTTTTATGCAGTTTTTAGTAGCTGTACTTTTTATGGGATTATTTATCGCTATTGTATGGCAGTACAGAGCCAGTTTGTTTTAA
- a CDS encoding cyclase family protein produces MIATINNFQIDLSKPIDISIPLSNTDANPIAWYIEQPEIKPVVFGDWIGKVSEGSSTNFNNILFNPHGHGTHTECLGHITREFYSINQCLREFFFMAELVSVQPEVQGEDLVITKDEIEKALNGKSRQAIIIRTLPNSAEKRTKKYSNTNPPYLEEAAAVFIRESGIKHLLIDLPSVDKEQDEGKLVAHKAFWNVKDVHHLNADARMDCTITEMIFVADEVPDGSYLLNLQIASFENDASPSKPLLYATLEDN; encoded by the coding sequence ATGATAGCAACAATAAATAACTTTCAAATAGATCTTTCAAAACCAATCGATATTTCGATTCCTTTATCAAATACGGATGCTAATCCGATTGCTTGGTATATTGAGCAACCGGAGATAAAACCGGTAGTTTTTGGGGATTGGATTGGGAAAGTATCCGAAGGGAGCTCGACTAATTTCAATAACATCCTTTTCAATCCGCACGGTCATGGTACACATACCGAATGTCTGGGACATATTACTCGAGAATTTTACAGCATTAATCAATGTTTAAGAGAGTTTTTCTTTATGGCAGAATTGGTTTCGGTACAGCCTGAAGTTCAAGGAGAAGATTTGGTGATTACAAAAGATGAGATTGAGAAAGCCTTGAATGGAAAAAGCCGCCAAGCAATTATTATCAGAACATTGCCAAATTCTGCCGAAAAACGCACTAAGAAATATTCGAATACGAATCCGCCTTATCTGGAGGAAGCGGCTGCGGTTTTCATTCGCGAAAGCGGAATAAAACATTTGTTGATTGATTTGCCAAGTGTGGATAAGGAACAGGATGAAGGGAAATTAGTGGCGCACAAAGCATTTTGGAATGTAAAAGATGTCCATCATTTGAATGCCGATGCTCGAATGGATTGTACGATTACCGAAATGATTTTTGTTGCTGATGAAGTGCCAGATGGGAGCTATCTGCTGAATTTACAAATAGCCTCTTTCGAAAATGATGCGAGTCCAAGTAAACCGCTATTATATGCTACTTTAGAGGATAATTAA
- the ruvC gene encoding crossover junction endodeoxyribonuclease RuvC: MANERIILGIDPGTTIMGFGLIKIVNKKMEFLQLNELQLSKYDNHYQKLKIIFERTIELIDTHNPDEIAIEAPFFGKNVQSMLKLGRAQGVAMAAGLSRDIPITEYEPKKIKMAITGNGNASKEQVAKMLQQLLGLKELPKNLDSTDGLAAAVCHFFNSGKVIGTKSYTGWDAFVQQNQERIKK; the protein is encoded by the coding sequence TTGGCAAACGAACGCATCATATTAGGAATTGACCCAGGGACAACAATAATGGGTTTTGGGTTGATAAAAATTGTCAACAAGAAAATGGAATTCTTGCAGCTCAACGAACTGCAATTGTCTAAATACGACAACCATTATCAAAAGTTGAAAATTATTTTTGAACGTACGATTGAGTTAATTGATACCCATAATCCGGACGAAATTGCCATTGAAGCGCCTTTCTTTGGAAAAAACGTACAATCGATGTTGAAGTTAGGACGTGCGCAAGGAGTCGCCATGGCGGCGGGACTTTCGAGAGATATTCCTATCACGGAATATGAACCCAAGAAAATTAAAATGGCAATCACCGGTAACGGAAATGCCAGTAAAGAACAAGTGGCCAAAATGCTACAACAGCTTTTGGGATTGAAAGAATTACCTAAAAACCTCGATTCAACTGATGGATTGGCGGCTGCGGTTTGTCACTTTTTCAACTCAGGAAAAGTAATCGGAACAAAAAGCTATACCGGCTGGGATGCTTTTGTACAACAAAATCAAGAACGAATTAAAAAATAG
- a CDS encoding flippase-like domain-containing protein: MISISHKAKQFLVLIIKLLIVGGAFYFIYDQLAHNDKLDWEKFIVLFQKNQSVSGICFILLLSVLNRYFEILKWQNLAQHIHKISLAESTKQVLAALTAGLFTPNGVGEYAGKALFFSKSDAKKVVFLNLICNGIQMVLTILFGIFGLLYFNSLFNVITPRTVLILFGILVALFILLFSIKKLTIKGYSIEKLIHKINEIPKTIHQRNILLGICRYLVFSHQYYFLFLAFDVNLPYLILIATISSVYFLASSLPTFQFLDFAVKGSVAVYFFGILGVNEWIVIFISTLMWFLNVVLPVIIGSYYVLNFKTKENA; this comes from the coding sequence ATGATTTCAATATCCCACAAAGCTAAACAATTCCTCGTTCTTATAATCAAACTTTTGATTGTGGGCGGTGCATTCTATTTCATTTACGATCAACTGGCCCACAACGACAAACTCGACTGGGAGAAGTTTATTGTTTTATTCCAAAAAAACCAGTCCGTTTCAGGAATCTGTTTTATTTTATTATTGAGTGTTTTGAATCGTTACTTCGAAATCTTGAAATGGCAAAATTTAGCCCAACACATTCACAAAATATCCTTGGCCGAATCAACAAAACAGGTTTTGGCAGCTTTAACCGCAGGATTATTCACTCCAAACGGCGTGGGGGAATATGCAGGAAAAGCGTTGTTTTTCAGTAAATCTGATGCTAAAAAAGTGGTTTTCTTGAACTTAATTTGCAACGGCATCCAAATGGTTTTGACTATCCTTTTTGGAATTTTTGGCTTATTGTATTTCAATTCCCTTTTCAATGTCATCACTCCAAGAACGGTTTTGATTCTTTTTGGAATTTTAGTTGCTCTTTTCATCCTGCTTTTTTCGATAAAAAAACTAACAATCAAAGGTTATTCCATTGAAAAACTAATTCATAAAATTAACGAAATCCCAAAAACCATTCACCAACGCAACATTCTTCTTGGAATTTGTCGCTATCTGGTTTTCTCTCATCAATATTACTTTTTGTTTTTAGCTTTTGATGTCAATTTACCTTATTTAATACTGATCGCTACCATTTCTAGTGTGTATTTCCTAGCTTCTTCATTACCTACATTTCAGTTTCTGGACTTTGCCGTCAAAGGAAGTGTGGCGGTTTATTTCTTTGGGATTTTGGGCGTAAATGAATGGATTGTTATTTTCATTTCGACCCTGATGTGGTTTCTCAATGTAGTTTTACCAGTTATTATTGGCAGTTATTATGTATTGAATTTTAAAACGAAAGAAAACGCCTAA